The following are from one region of the Paenibacillus bovis genome:
- a CDS encoding YdcF family protein produces the protein MKQKKSRSSPPHKLHRLMKIGRTYPRTRWTLIILVSLLLLSFIVGEALVLSQFERDDSKSAHSHYIIILGSGLKNGNQLPVTLQKRVETGLMYWQQHRNSKIIVSGGQGEDETIPEAVAMRDYLLKQGVPSTAILMESRSTSTYENLLFSQKVMDTDRYYAPGTYHAIIVTSNYHMYRARYIAGQIGYTEYAGISCPSPLRKLPVSMLREYLAMIKTVLTV, from the coding sequence ATGAAGCAAAAGAAAAGCAGATCCAGCCCGCCTCACAAGCTTCACCGATTGATGAAAATAGGGCGTACCTATCCGCGTACCAGATGGACGCTGATAATACTCGTCAGCCTGCTTTTGCTATCCTTTATAGTTGGCGAAGCTCTGGTATTGTCGCAGTTTGAGCGGGACGATAGCAAATCGGCTCATTCCCATTATATTATTATCCTCGGTTCCGGTCTCAAAAATGGAAATCAGCTGCCTGTCACTCTGCAAAAACGGGTAGAGACCGGCCTGATGTACTGGCAGCAGCACCGTAATAGCAAAATTATCGTCTCCGGTGGTCAGGGAGAGGATGAGACGATACCTGAAGCTGTAGCGATGCGTGATTACCTGTTAAAGCAGGGCGTTCCGTCGACAGCCATACTGATGGAAAGTCGCTCCACCAGCACATATGAGAATCTGCTATTCAGCCAGAAAGTAATGGATACAGATAGATACTATGCACCAGGCACTTATCATGCTATTATCGTGACCAGCAATTATCACATGTATCGTGCCCGTTATATTGCCGGGCAGATCGGCTATACCGAATATGCCGGTATTTCCTGTCCATCGCCGCTGAGAAAGCTTCCGGTCAGTATGCTGCGCGAGTATCTGGCTATGATAAAAACCGTGCTGACGGTATAA
- a CDS encoding iron-sulfur cluster biosynthesis family protein has translation MRIQLTELADQKLKASLGEQTGMYKLLYDTGEGCGCDGIPVLLIVDQQDANDTVIETNSLPILIDRQHEIYFEASMYLDAEPNFTSFKLRSDSMLYSSNVKIRDLRGMEVPAGTASNSCALR, from the coding sequence ATGAGAATCCAATTAACCGAACTGGCAGACCAGAAACTAAAAGCAAGTCTTGGCGAACAAACTGGGATGTACAAATTGCTGTATGATACTGGTGAAGGATGTGGATGTGATGGTATTCCGGTGCTGCTCATTGTAGACCAGCAGGATGCCAATGATACCGTGATCGAGACCAATTCTCTGCCGATTCTGATTGATCGTCAGCATGAAATTTATTTTGAAGCCTCCATGTACCTGGATGCAGAACCGAACTTCACTTCCTTCAAATTACGCAGCGATTCCATGCTGTACAGCAGTAATGTCAAAATCAGAGATCTTCGCGGCATGGAAGTTCCAGCCGGCACAGCTTCCAACTCCTGTGCGCTTCGTTAA
- a CDS encoding carbohydrate-binding family 9-like protein: MRKLSAVPEPQIIFNPKIYSCKRASGSSEWTGRLDQTFWQNAEWTEDFVDIEGDRRPLPAKRTRVKMLWDDQYFYIGAELEENEIWANQQERDSVIFQDNDFEIFIDPDGDTHQYYEFEINALNTVWDLLLVKPYRDEGPAVNGWDISGLRTAVYVDGELNNPEATNRMWSVEIALPWRILQECAVEKRPPLPGEYWRVNFSRVEWQIDIVNGQYVKRCDPVTGKLLPEDNWVWSPQGVVNMHYPELWGYVIFAGEDITRPSGSEQELRTVAAPHILLIEQEKEQIKWDLRVLYYKQRMYALEHHRYCTNLEELLQIGDLKLHSVHTRQWNIEATSSMFQIATVLPDGKSRICIREDGWVWQE; the protein is encoded by the coding sequence ATGCGCAAATTATCCGCTGTCCCCGAGCCGCAGATTATCTTTAACCCCAAAATATACTCATGCAAGCGTGCATCAGGAAGCAGTGAATGGACAGGCCGTCTGGATCAAACTTTCTGGCAGAACGCGGAATGGACGGAAGATTTTGTGGATATTGAAGGCGATCGCAGACCGCTCCCTGCCAAAAGAACCCGGGTGAAAATGCTCTGGGATGATCAATACTTTTACATAGGAGCCGAGCTGGAAGAAAACGAGATCTGGGCCAATCAGCAGGAAAGGGATTCGGTGATTTTTCAGGATAATGATTTTGAGATTTTTATCGATCCGGATGGAGACACACATCAATATTATGAATTTGAAATCAACGCGCTGAATACGGTATGGGATCTGCTGCTGGTTAAGCCTTATCGTGATGAAGGCCCGGCTGTTAATGGCTGGGATATCAGTGGTCTGCGTACTGCCGTATATGTGGATGGTGAACTGAATAATCCTGAAGCCACTAACCGAATGTGGTCGGTCGAGATCGCGTTGCCCTGGCGAATTCTACAGGAATGTGCTGTTGAGAAACGTCCACCGCTGCCAGGGGAGTACTGGCGGGTGAATTTTTCTCGGGTGGAATGGCAGATCGATATCGTGAACGGCCAATATGTGAAGCGATGCGATCCTGTAACTGGCAAGCTGCTGCCGGAAGACAATTGGGTGTGGAGTCCGCAGGGAGTAGTGAATATGCATTATCCGGAATTGTGGGGATATGTGATTTTTGCCGGAGAGGATATAACGAGGCCTTCCGGATCAGAACAGGAGCTACGGACAGTAGCGGCACCGCATATACTGCTAATCGAACAGGAAAAGGAACAGATTAAATGGGATCTACGAGTGCTTTATTACAAACAGCGGATGTATGCTCTGGAACATCATCGCTACTGTACGAATCTGGAGGAGCTGCTGCAGATCGGAGATTTGAAGCTTCACTCGGTTCATACACGGCAATGGAATATCGAAGCGACAAGCAGTATGTTCCAGATCGCGACTGTACTACCAGATGGGAAGTCTCGAATCTGTATTCGTGAAGATGGATGGGTGTGGCAGGAGTAG
- a CDS encoding GNAT family N-acetyltransferase, giving the protein MNHTNKRVLESERLYLRAFTADDLDMYYPKLLNEEMRRLTGTHGLFTREGVARFIEESAADSSRIDLLIILKPEEQPIGEISLMDIDRINRNAHIRIAIFESANCGQGYGTEAMEIVLDYAFGNINLHRVELSVFSFNERAIRSYEKLGFRREGVQREVLYYDYEYHDAISMSILSHEFQQMRQLRKDLQRNQNSEQTRQIIDKRL; this is encoded by the coding sequence GTGAATCATACGAATAAGCGTGTGCTTGAAAGTGAACGTCTGTATCTGCGCGCATTTACAGCAGACGATCTGGATATGTATTATCCCAAATTGCTGAATGAAGAGATGCGCCGCTTGACCGGAACCCACGGATTGTTTACACGTGAAGGCGTAGCCCGGTTTATCGAAGAAAGCGCCGCTGATTCCAGCCGGATCGATCTGCTGATTATACTCAAGCCCGAAGAACAGCCGATTGGTGAAATCTCGCTGATGGATATTGATCGTATCAATCGCAATGCACATATCCGGATAGCGATCTTCGAATCAGCCAATTGCGGTCAGGGATACGGTACGGAAGCGATGGAAATCGTGCTGGATTACGCTTTTGGCAATATTAACCTGCATCGGGTGGAGTTGTCGGTATTTTCATTTAACGAACGGGCAATTCGATCTTATGAAAAGCTCGGATTTCGCAGGGAAGGCGTGCAGCGGGAAGTGCTGTATTATGATTACGAGTATCATGATGCGATCAGCATGAGTATTCTATCACACGAATTCCAGCAGATGCGGCAGCTGCGCAAAGATCTGCAGAGAAACCAGAATAGTGAACAAACTAGACAGATCATCGATAAACGGTTATAA
- a CDS encoding transglutaminase-like domain-containing protein — MTVTASYGLDLDKVNRKFEWKRQQAARREQDLFSIFKLPLTEEEQLLLRFLYAYMPLHDLADYEGEYFLRHVRHVLHVRSQMPWGASIPDEIFAHFVLPYRVNNENIDNSRQVIYSELADRVRDLPMAQAVLETNYWCHERATYVGTDIRTVSPLTIMRTAQGRCGEQSTLAVTALRSIGIPARQCYTPRWAHCDSNHAWVEAWADGQWHYLGACEPEPVLDEGWFRLPARRAMLVNTRVTADYTGPEEVCSRHPWYTEINMLERYAPVHSLTVYTVDEQGEPVSAEVQFQLYNAAEFSPLATMKSDSNGLAQLTTGYGDLLIHARTGQRWGETWCHKDQSEVTVRLGSASFTEGSIDWKMTAPAAPPVDEGPIVSLEDKQKHEQLVQQGIATRTAYEAGFVSRDQSDKLAAQWQLPADRIWTILETARGNSRELAAFLEETEPKKRLLALRLLESMRPKDWQDTFRPVLRDHLNSSYRYAAALNEAETDRFNRYVLCPRIHFEMLSEYRAYFQSLWPVARQDDYRRNPELLAADLQTELRIYNQIDRYSGMATPAGAHRLGVMDALNQDIVFVAAARSLGIPSRLEPRQLQPQYWQQGEWIEVQFVLYREAEETDSYRNAGIAEDAANDIQTIQSEHTAESVSASAGKGKVVFHLAAASIDEEAGYYRNFTLARLEDGAYRTVHFPYGEKEMCNKPYDVLPGAYRLTTGTRLSDGSVEGRFTHFYVYPEQTAQVELLFRSEQHTVPLISIPLPDQVKKELSGDEAESVAHPAGCIIAWLEPEREPTKHLLRELSEQQQKWMAWAGPIYGWTSTGEEQERIATDLLPEQMHLLVDQDLNTLSGLKTVMKQIRGEQRPIVLVVDQYQNIRYVQQGYKLGTGSELLQVLEQLAGPQE; from the coding sequence ATGACGGTGACTGCATCTTATGGACTGGACCTAGACAAGGTAAATCGCAAGTTCGAATGGAAAAGACAGCAGGCTGCTCGGAGAGAACAGGACTTATTCAGTATATTCAAGCTGCCTCTGACCGAGGAAGAGCAGCTGCTGCTGCGATTTTTATATGCATATATGCCGCTGCATGATCTGGCTGATTATGAAGGGGAGTACTTTCTAAGACATGTACGGCATGTGCTGCATGTACGCAGTCAAATGCCCTGGGGTGCTTCGATTCCGGATGAGATTTTTGCACACTTTGTACTGCCTTATCGGGTAAATAACGAGAATATCGATAACAGTCGTCAAGTCATTTATAGTGAACTGGCGGATCGGGTCCGTGATCTGCCGATGGCGCAGGCCGTGCTGGAGACGAATTACTGGTGTCATGAACGAGCGACCTATGTAGGGACGGATATTCGTACGGTCTCACCGCTGACGATTATGCGCACAGCGCAGGGACGCTGCGGTGAGCAATCTACACTGGCCGTAACGGCGCTGCGGAGTATCGGTATTCCGGCACGCCAGTGTTATACACCACGCTGGGCACATTGCGATTCCAATCATGCATGGGTCGAAGCATGGGCAGACGGACAATGGCATTATCTTGGTGCTTGTGAACCGGAGCCTGTATTGGACGAAGGATGGTTCCGGCTGCCGGCACGCCGGGCGATGCTGGTCAATACACGGGTCACTGCAGACTATACCGGACCGGAAGAAGTCTGCTCCAGGCATCCTTGGTATACAGAGATCAATATGCTAGAGCGGTATGCGCCAGTTCATTCGCTTACCGTCTATACGGTAGATGAACAGGGAGAGCCTGTCTCTGCCGAAGTACAGTTTCAGCTATATAATGCCGCCGAATTCTCTCCGCTGGCGACGATGAAAAGTGACAGTAATGGTCTTGCGCAGCTGACGACAGGGTATGGAGATCTGCTTATTCATGCGCGTACAGGACAGCGCTGGGGCGAGACATGGTGTCATAAGGATCAATCCGAAGTTACCGTGAGACTGGGTTCAGCTTCCTTTACAGAAGGCAGTATAGACTGGAAAATGACAGCTCCTGCGGCTCCACCAGTCGATGAGGGTCCGATAGTCTCATTAGAGGATAAACAAAAACACGAACAGCTGGTACAGCAGGGTATTGCGACGCGTACTGCCTACGAAGCTGGATTTGTGAGCCGGGATCAGTCTGATAAGCTGGCGGCCCAATGGCAGCTGCCTGCCGACCGGATCTGGACAATACTGGAGACAGCGAGAGGGAACAGCCGGGAACTGGCTGCTTTTCTAGAAGAAACTGAACCGAAAAAACGACTGCTTGCTCTGCGTCTGCTGGAATCGATGCGTCCCAAAGATTGGCAGGATACATTTCGACCTGTTCTACGAGATCATCTGAATAGCAGTTATAGGTATGCCGCCGCACTGAACGAGGCAGAGACCGACCGTTTTAACCGTTATGTATTGTGTCCACGAATTCATTTTGAAATGCTGTCCGAATACCGGGCTTATTTTCAGTCATTATGGCCTGTAGCCAGGCAGGATGATTATCGCCGGAATCCGGAGCTGCTGGCAGCGGATCTGCAAACAGAATTGCGCATATATAATCAGATAGATCGTTATTCCGGTATGGCGACACCAGCGGGTGCTCATCGATTGGGAGTGATGGATGCGCTGAATCAGGATATCGTATTTGTCGCAGCTGCCCGCAGTCTCGGTATTCCATCACGACTGGAACCACGGCAGCTGCAGCCTCAATACTGGCAGCAGGGTGAATGGATAGAAGTACAGTTTGTCCTGTACCGTGAAGCAGAGGAGACGGACAGTTACCGTAATGCCGGTATTGCCGAAGACGCCGCTAATGATATCCAGACGATTCAATCGGAACATACTGCCGAATCGGTGTCTGCATCCGCTGGTAAAGGAAAAGTCGTGTTCCATCTCGCCGCAGCATCTATAGATGAAGAAGCAGGCTATTATCGTAATTTTACATTGGCGCGGTTGGAAGATGGAGCCTATCGCACAGTGCACTTTCCCTATGGGGAAAAGGAAATGTGTAACAAGCCATATGATGTATTACCGGGAGCCTATCGATTGACGACAGGAACACGGCTCAGCGATGGTAGTGTAGAAGGGCGATTTACGCATTTCTATGTGTATCCGGAGCAGACAGCGCAAGTGGAGCTACTGTTTCGCAGTGAACAGCATACGGTCCCATTGATCAGCATTCCTTTGCCCGATCAGGTGAAAAAGGAGCTGTCTGGCGACGAAGCCGAATCTGTCGCTCATCCGGCAGGCTGCATTATCGCCTGGCTGGAGCCGGAGCGTGAACCGACCAAGCATCTGCTGAGAGAACTGTCCGAACAGCAGCAGAAATGGATGGCATGGGCGGGACCCATATATGGTTGGACTTCAACCGGGGAAGAACAGGAGCGGATAGCAACCGATCTACTGCCTGAACAGATGCACCTGCTGGTGGATCAGGATTTGAATACCCTGTCCGGGTTGAAAACAGTCATGAAGCAGATCCGTGGTGAACAGCGTCCTATCGTACTGGTCGTGGATCAATACCAGAACATACGATATGTCCAGCAAGGATACAAACTGGGTACCGGCAGTGAACTGCTGCAGGTACTGGAACAGTTGGCTGGGCCGCAGGAATAA
- a CDS encoding Ig-like domain-containing protein: MNSIISCWTRSLLAAAVAIPLIIPVAAEAADTSPPADSVSVALNRIPAFPGAEGGGMYTTGGRGGTVYEVTNLDDSGPGSLRDAVSAGNRTIIFRVSGNIHLLSPLKIKGSNLTIAGQTAPGDGIAVLDYDTTIDSDNVIIRYMRFRLGDAHPTESDAFGLRKHKNIMIDHCSFSNSVDEVLSPYQNENLTVQWSIASESMLMSHHSKGRHGYGGIWGGRNVTFHHNLIAHNASRNPRFASDAGDTVDFRNNIIYNWQFMATYGGENIAANMVGNYYKYGPDTARSVRGMIRDTPSATSQWYIDGNHVDGYPDMTADNWLAMPDAPAAARLSEPVAMPYPIADESAEQAYTSVLAEAGATRPKRDSIDARLMNEVSQRSGRMLNSPVEAGGYPELLSIPAPEDRDHDGMPDTWEIQHGLNPVDASDSLLIGADGYTHLENYLNELAASGTSVNPAVNILTPEPNQLIQADQPFTVTADAYNPDSRIVSVDFYSGDKQLGRDTTAPYEYRWHNVPEGTHYITARATDDTGTATSSSTIILHAVGPDTEEPWTTVDIGKVGVHGTATAAADHMTIRGSGRYGEGDSLSTSQRRDDFSLTYQQLNGDFEMISRIDNQSRIDNNAQAGMMIRSSLEPDAQMAALTQSTVKYGQAGRFIHRLHPGDKAIDKQTEDFLAPGYMKLVRTGDTVYAFLSQYGKEWIQAGSVQLPGMPDTVYAGFAADAAAIDNDIHNYNTAQFSDISIRRLEHMPSVPDNVYGTAVNKGIQIRWAPSAEADMYTVERALIENGRYTVMADKVKQTEYTDQTAAVGQLYYYRVTAVNTSSSSLPSVPVSAAIASDEPITAYWALDDFEQDKAGSPPSGYTLEPAHPGTDEYHVLIGNLLNSSGNTTAPGRQGLILSDAGKETTRITKRFKEQTGTVILDTYIQLSETASYDRMLQLLNTPGGYAAVAINAGPEGFSYYASSKEVRPLGDQIPQPGQWYHIFVTADIASQTTDIYINNQLVAKKAPFMNKVSTIATFTAQTPEQDQGNLSLDNLSIHSLVKP, from the coding sequence GCCCTAAACCGTATCCCTGCTTTTCCCGGCGCAGAAGGTGGTGGCATGTATACGACAGGCGGACGCGGCGGCACCGTATATGAAGTTACCAATCTTGATGATTCCGGTCCCGGTTCTCTGCGCGATGCTGTATCCGCAGGCAATCGTACAATTATTTTCCGGGTGTCCGGCAATATCCATCTTCTATCCCCTCTCAAAATCAAGGGTTCCAATCTGACCATTGCCGGACAGACGGCCCCTGGAGACGGAATTGCCGTGCTGGATTATGATACGACAATCGACAGCGATAATGTAATTATCCGCTATATGCGCTTTCGTCTGGGTGATGCCCACCCGACCGAGAGTGATGCTTTTGGTCTGCGCAAGCACAAAAATATCATGATCGATCACTGTTCCTTTAGCAATTCGGTGGATGAAGTACTATCCCCTTACCAGAACGAGAATCTGACCGTGCAATGGTCGATCGCCTCCGAGAGTATGCTCATGTCCCATCATTCCAAGGGAAGGCATGGTTACGGCGGAATATGGGGTGGACGCAATGTAACCTTTCATCATAACCTGATTGCTCATAATGCCAGCCGCAATCCACGCTTTGCCAGCGATGCAGGGGATACGGTCGATTTTCGCAATAACATTATTTATAACTGGCAGTTCATGGCGACCTATGGCGGCGAGAATATTGCAGCCAATATGGTCGGCAATTATTACAAATACGGCCCGGACACCGCCCGCAGTGTACGCGGCATGATCCGTGATACACCGTCCGCTACCAGTCAGTGGTATATTGACGGCAACCATGTCGACGGCTATCCGGACATGACCGCGGATAACTGGCTTGCCATGCCGGATGCTCCTGCTGCCGCGCGATTGAGCGAACCGGTCGCTATGCCTTATCCAATTGCGGATGAGAGCGCAGAACAGGCCTATACATCGGTGCTGGCAGAAGCCGGAGCTACGCGGCCCAAGCGTGATTCTATCGATGCCCGTCTCATGAACGAGGTATCCCAGCGCAGCGGCAGAATGCTGAATTCGCCTGTCGAGGCAGGCGGCTATCCTGAGCTGCTGAGCATACCCGCTCCCGAGGATCGGGATCATGACGGCATGCCGGACACCTGGGAGATCCAGCACGGGCTGAATCCGGTTGATGCCTCGGACAGCTTGCTTATTGGTGCAGATGGATATACGCATCTGGAGAATTACCTGAACGAGCTGGCTGCCTCTGGCACATCTGTGAACCCGGCAGTCAATATACTTACCCCTGAGCCAAATCAGCTGATTCAGGCTGATCAACCGTTCACAGTAACAGCAGACGCCTATAATCCCGATAGCCGTATTGTCAGCGTCGATTTCTATTCCGGCGATAAGCAGCTTGGCCGGGATACGACTGCACCTTATGAATATCGCTGGCATAACGTACCGGAAGGTACGCATTATATTACTGCCCGTGCAACAGATGACACCGGCACAGCCACCAGCAGTTCAACGATTATCCTGCATGCAGTGGGGCCGGATACAGAAGAACCATGGACAACCGTCGATATTGGCAAAGTTGGTGTTCACGGTACTGCGACTGCTGCGGCAGATCATATGACCATACGCGGCAGCGGTCGTTATGGCGAAGGCGATTCGCTGAGTACCAGTCAGCGGCGAGATGACTTCTCCCTTACTTATCAACAGCTGAACGGTGATTTTGAAATGATCTCGCGGATCGATAATCAGTCACGGATCGATAACAATGCCCAAGCCGGCATGATGATCCGCAGTAGTCTGGAGCCTGATGCCCAAATGGCTGCACTAACCCAATCCACTGTCAAATATGGTCAGGCCGGACGATTTATCCATCGTCTGCACCCGGGAGACAAAGCAATCGACAAACAGACCGAGGACTTCCTCGCACCCGGTTATATGAAACTGGTGCGTACCGGTGATACGGTCTATGCTTTTCTCTCGCAATACGGAAAAGAGTGGATTCAGGCGGGGTCGGTGCAACTGCCTGGTATGCCGGACACTGTCTATGCAGGCTTTGCTGCGGATGCAGCAGCTATCGATAACGATATTCACAATTACAATACCGCGCAGTTTTCCGATATTTCGATTCGCAGGCTGGAGCATATGCCGTCCGTACCGGATAATGTGTACGGTACAGCCGTCAATAAAGGAATTCAGATTCGCTGGGCACCATCAGCTGAAGCAGATATGTATACTGTCGAGCGCGCTTTGATCGAGAATGGCCGCTATACAGTTATGGCTGACAAAGTAAAACAGACAGAATACACAGACCAGACTGCTGCTGTAGGACAGCTCTATTATTACCGGGTGACCGCTGTGAATACATCCAGCAGCAGTCTGCCTTCTGTACCGGTCTCTGCTGCGATAGCTTCCGACGAACCGATAACCGCTTACTGGGCACTCGATGATTTTGAACAGGACAAGGCCGGTTCTCCTCCAAGCGGTTATACTTTGGAACCTGCACATCCCGGTACAGACGAGTATCATGTGCTGATAGGTAATCTCCTCAATTCATCTGGTAATACAACTGCGCCTGGAAGGCAGGGACTGATCCTGAGCGATGCCGGTAAAGAAACGACCAGGATCACCAAGCGCTTTAAGGAACAGACCGGTACGGTTATACTTGATACCTATATTCAGCTAAGTGAAACGGCTTCCTATGACCGCATGCTGCAGTTGCTGAACACACCCGGCGGTTATGCTGCTGTCGCTATCAATGCCGGTCCAGAGGGCTTTTCCTACTATGCTTCTTCCAAAGAAGTGCGTCCGCTTGGCGATCAGATACCTCAGCCGGGACAGTGGTACCATATATTCGTTACCGCCGATATTGCGAGCCAGACAACCGATATTTATATAAACAACCAGCTGGTAGCCAAGAAAGCTCCATTTATGAACAAAGTCTCTACTATTGCTACCTTTACCGCCCAGACTCCCGAGCAGGATCAAGGCAATCTGAGTCTGGACAATCTCTCTATCCATTCTTTGGTCAAGCCCTGA